A stretch of the Tardiphaga sp. 709 genome encodes the following:
- a CDS encoding VOC family protein, with translation MDEQGAGTKSAFQAIRAIDYTVIFVRDMDAMRHFYETVLGFSLQRVLSSDWIEFSIGGNTLALAIPSRTASDRPVPVGSAALQLAFKVSVAEVDACAEELMRKGIGLVSSPTDQAFGHRTLFFRDPDGNLLEVFADIQVPPTLCT, from the coding sequence ATGGATGAACAGGGTGCAGGCACCAAGTCAGCCTTTCAAGCCATTCGCGCCATCGACTACACGGTCATCTTCGTCCGCGATATGGACGCGATGCGGCACTTCTACGAGACGGTGCTCGGCTTTTCGCTGCAGCGCGTACTGTCGTCCGACTGGATAGAATTTAGCATCGGCGGCAACACGTTAGCCCTGGCCATACCAAGCCGCACCGCGTCGGATCGTCCGGTCCCGGTTGGCAGTGCAGCACTTCAGCTCGCCTTCAAGGTTTCCGTGGCGGAGGTCGATGCGTGTGCCGAGGAATTGATGCGGAAAGGTATCGGCCTCGTGTCGTCGCCGACCGATCAGGCCTTTGGACATCGCACCCTGTTCTTTCGCGATCCCGACGGGAATTTGCTGGAGGTGTTCGCTGATATCCAGGTGCCACCGACGCTCTGCACGTGA
- a CDS encoding DUF6455 family protein, protein MTSVQPYPIVSNLIERIGDWLIQRRQLNELGALDSGEFKRMAHELGLAPSDLDTIVRRGVNGAEELPQMLRALGFDEAAIAKIRPPDMMEMRHACASCAHKRACSADLAANTAAANYENYCANANDITLLARAAE, encoded by the coding sequence ATGACATCCGTCCAGCCCTATCCCATCGTCAGTAATCTCATCGAACGCATTGGCGACTGGTTGATCCAGCGCCGCCAGCTCAACGAACTCGGTGCCCTCGACAGCGGCGAGTTCAAACGCATGGCCCACGAGCTTGGCCTCGCGCCAAGCGATCTCGATACGATCGTACGCAGAGGCGTGAACGGTGCGGAGGAATTGCCGCAGATGCTCCGCGCGCTCGGTTTTGACGAGGCCGCCATTGCCAAGATCCGGCCGCCTGACATGATGGAGATGCGCCATGCCTGCGCCAGTTGCGCACACAAGCGGGCCTGCAGCGCCGACCTCGCAGCCAACACGGCGGCGGCGAACTACGAGAACTATTGCGCCAATGCCAACGACATCACGCTGCTGGCCCGGGCTGCGGAGTAA
- a CDS encoding branched-chain amino acid ABC transporter permease — protein sequence MLQILIYGAVSSAIYAMLAVGFTLIFGVARILNLAHGSFYALGAYAAYVLTSLLGVPLFIAAPLAVLIVAGFGVVMERFLVRPLRSSQLAVLMITLAVSLAVEQALFITFGSEYRNVPSFVADKLSIGGVDISGQRLLALVAGVLVLLGLWLFIQRTRLGAAILAVSQDPEAAQYMGIPTNRIFSIVMAISAGTAALAGVLVSPFLTVQPTMGLLPMVKAFAIVIVGGLGSIPGSIIASLILGYSETIVAYLISTSWTELVSLVAVVVTLMIRPSGLLGRRAAF from the coding sequence ATGCTTCAGATTCTGATCTACGGCGCGGTCTCCAGCGCCATCTATGCGATGCTGGCCGTTGGTTTCACCCTGATCTTCGGCGTCGCCCGCATCCTCAATCTCGCCCATGGCTCGTTCTACGCACTCGGCGCCTATGCGGCCTATGTCCTCACCTCGCTGCTCGGCGTTCCGCTCTTCATCGCAGCGCCGCTGGCGGTATTGATCGTCGCCGGCTTCGGCGTGGTGATGGAGCGTTTTCTGGTCCGTCCGCTGCGCTCGTCGCAGCTTGCAGTACTAATGATTACCCTCGCGGTCTCACTCGCGGTCGAACAGGCGCTGTTCATCACCTTCGGCTCCGAATATCGCAACGTACCTTCCTTCGTGGCTGACAAGCTCTCGATCGGCGGCGTCGATATCTCCGGCCAGCGCCTGCTCGCCCTTGTCGCCGGTGTCCTCGTGCTGCTCGGCCTCTGGCTGTTCATCCAGCGCACGCGCCTCGGCGCGGCCATCCTCGCGGTATCGCAGGATCCGGAAGCCGCGCAATATATGGGCATCCCGACCAACCGCATTTTCTCCATCGTGATGGCGATCTCCGCCGGTACCGCGGCGCTTGCCGGCGTGCTGGTGTCGCCCTTCCTCACGGTGCAGCCCACCATGGGCCTGCTGCCGATGGTGAAGGCCTTTGCCATCGTCATCGTCGGCGGCCTCGGCTCGATCCCCGGCAGCATCATCGCGTCGCTGATCCTCGGCTATTCCGAGACCATCGTCGCCTATCTGATTTCGACATCATGGACGGAGCTGGTGTCGCTGGTCGCGGTCGTCGTCACGCTGATGATACGCCCGTCAGGACTCCTCGGGCGACGGGCGGCATTCTGA
- a CDS encoding ABC transporter substrate-binding protein, with amino-acid sequence MDSFLRPLAAASMIVAGALASTTPASAQQAPIKIGIPTSVQLQVGRDTQNAAKLAIEEINAKGGLLGRKLEMVVADETENPEQGIAAIKKLTADDKVNVLIGGYTSGVTLAQLPHISSAKTIYLGVGAASPAITAKVKTDYENYKYIFRAFPINAAHQARALVDFINGKLKGEMGLKKIAIVGENAKWVQDLVPILKKGATDGGTDVTLAEFFDTSTSDFSPLFAKVKNSGAQYLIVILSHASSDIFVKQWHDAQVPIPIGGIDVKSQDADFFTRVSGKANAETVGMFAIRAPLTPKTIPFWDEFVKRFGTAPVYTGIGAYDAVYVYADAVKRANSIEPDAVIKELEKTDHVGIAGKLVFDEVHDVKTGPGLQNLLFVQWQKDGARVVVWPKEAATGPMIAPPWMSN; translated from the coding sequence ATGGACTCATTTCTGAGGCCGCTTGCGGCTGCGAGTATGATTGTTGCTGGCGCCCTTGCTTCCACTACTCCAGCATCTGCCCAGCAAGCGCCGATCAAGATCGGCATTCCGACGTCGGTCCAGTTGCAGGTCGGCCGCGACACCCAGAACGCCGCTAAGCTGGCCATCGAAGAGATCAATGCCAAGGGCGGGTTGCTCGGCCGCAAGCTCGAAATGGTTGTCGCTGACGAGACTGAGAATCCCGAACAGGGCATCGCTGCAATCAAGAAGCTCACCGCCGACGACAAGGTCAACGTGCTGATCGGTGGCTACACGTCGGGCGTGACGCTGGCCCAGCTGCCGCACATCTCCAGCGCCAAGACGATCTATCTCGGCGTCGGCGCAGCGTCGCCTGCCATCACCGCAAAGGTGAAAACCGACTATGAGAACTACAAATACATCTTCCGCGCCTTCCCCATCAACGCGGCGCATCAGGCGCGCGCGTTGGTCGACTTCATCAACGGCAAGCTGAAAGGCGAAATGGGCCTGAAGAAGATCGCCATCGTCGGGGAGAACGCGAAATGGGTGCAGGATCTCGTGCCGATCCTGAAGAAGGGCGCCACCGACGGCGGCACCGACGTGACGCTGGCCGAGTTCTTCGACACCTCGACCTCGGATTTCTCGCCGCTCTTCGCCAAGGTGAAGAATTCCGGCGCACAGTATCTGATCGTGATCCTGTCGCACGCCTCCTCGGACATCTTCGTCAAGCAGTGGCATGACGCGCAGGTGCCGATTCCGATCGGCGGCATCGACGTGAAGAGCCAGGACGCCGACTTCTTCACCCGCGTCAGCGGCAAGGCCAATGCCGAAACCGTCGGCATGTTCGCCATCCGCGCTCCGCTGACCCCAAAGACCATTCCGTTCTGGGATGAATTCGTGAAGCGCTTCGGCACCGCACCTGTCTATACCGGCATCGGCGCCTATGACGCCGTTTATGTCTATGCCGATGCCGTGAAGCGCGCCAACTCCATCGAGCCCGATGCTGTCATCAAGGAGCTGGAGAAGACCGACCATGTCGGCATCGCCGGCAAGCTGGTGTTCGACGAAGTGCACGACGTGAAGACCGGCCCGGGACTGCAGAACCTGTTGTTCGTGCAGTGGCAGAAGGACGGCGCCCGCGTCGTGGTCTGGCCGAAGGAAGCCGCAACCGGCCCGATGATCGCGCCGCCCTGGATGAGCAACTGA